Within the Megalops cyprinoides isolate fMegCyp1 chromosome 10, fMegCyp1.pri, whole genome shotgun sequence genome, the region CGTCATTGCAGTAACAATGTTGGGGGTTTCAATGCCAGGAGTTTTTAAAAGGAACCATTTAAGTTTGagaataaattttattttttgtcttgttagtaacatgttttatgtatatgGAATCTCTGTGCATGACACCTGAAGTTGTATTAGAATAATGCCTGTATACTTATTCATGATGCATTTTAAcaaatgaatgttaaatgttgCACCGGACTGGGTGTGACAGTGCTCAGCGCTAAGAAAACTACCAATGCATACAGTAGTTTGCAAGCAAGAAGatcgtaaaaaaaaatgtcaataaatgaaagaaaattaaagcAGTGGAATTGTTATCAGAAAAAGATGTTTAAAGAACTGCTTGTGCTGGATTTCTAAGAAAGAATTAATTCATGACATGGTTCTGTGGTACTAAGGAATGACCTAAGGTCATGCAATGCTACACAGTCTCAGTTATCGGTGTTTCTCTGGGTAGTGTTTGCTGGGCAGGGATACACATCCCTGTCATTACTAGTaaagcttgtttttgtttgttcatggCTGACATGAAAAAACAAGCTTGACTGACGTGCATCTCTGCGTATGCCTGTCAGGGGTGTGTTTGCTACAGAAAGTTAGGACCAGTTCATGGACTGTGCAAAGAAGGTGTAGTTGAAACCTGGCAATTTTCTTTGTGATTAAATGTTACACTTGTCCTGAGGGGGTGGCATAGTTTAACCCTCCAGATTTAAGTTCTTTgtgatgttttgatgttttcactatttcattttactgtcacTTTTGACTGTGTTGGCATTGTTAGCAGTGTATTAAAGTTATAAAAGAACTGTACTGGCCTGAACTCACTACATTGGCAAGAATTGGTCCATAGAACTAAGTGCTGGTGATGCACAACGGATAACTCATATAGgattataaaaattaaatttagttAAACACATCCCTTGAATTTCTCCTCCCTGTGGTGACCTGAATGGCTTCTGTCCTCCAATGAAGCCTCCGAAAGCCACTGTGCAGTATCACTGTACGGAACCATCCTGTCCTGTCCAGATTGTTGCCTTTCTATCACAGTATGATTTGCAAATTCTATGAGGTGTAAACATGATTGTGTTGATGTAATATTCACAGTGACTGTACGGACTGTACTTACCTCTTCTTTGTGGCAGGCCAGGCATTAGAATGCTACCAGTGTGAGCCTGGAAGCTCGGGTATGTGTAACACCACAAAGATCACATGCCAATCTGGAGAGCTGTGCTTCCGTGAAGTTGTGGCATCTGGTAAGACCGGGATTTTGGAAAACGGGAAAGTGTTTATCAATCAATAACCCTCCTTATATCATAGGTATTGAGTAATATGGATACTTATGGGATTATATTGTTACTGAAGCATTTGTAGAACTAAAGCAATTTCAGGATGACTAGAGATGTTTAATCAATATCTCTCATAATATCCCTCTTACCTTTTTTCCTAGAACATGGTACTCACAATGACAAAAAGGGCTGTATGAAAAGAGAGGATTGCCCCAAAGAGGGGATATCTAACAAGACAACCTACGCCAAGAACTACACCTGCTGTGCCACGGACCTGTGCAATATGGCCCCCAGCCTCCCCCATCTGGCCCCCCTGTCCCTCACACTGGCTACACTAACCTCCACACTGGCAGCTTTTGCTCTCCTCTGAATCTCTGgcctcactcactcattcactcacatactctctctctctctgtgcttcttCTCTTACATTTCTTCCCACAGTcagttacattgcattgttaCTTCATCCAGACCACTTTCAACACACATGCCATTATTTGACttatgttagtttttttttgcccccacACCTGTCCACTACGTCACAGAGGGTGAAAACTCCCTGCTCTGTTTCTTGTTATGTCTGTATtacatgaaactgaaaattaatAGCAGCGTGAGAATTTGTCAGTTcaaatttattgtcattttgggGAGCAGAGAGTTTTGTAACTGCACACCATTTGTCTACCACATACAAATTTCAATGACCTAAAATTCATGCAAATGTTTAGTTTGTTGTAAATGagttttttcagccattttaatttGCTTGTGCAACTCTGACATTGTACCATTGTACGCTACAATGTTAACTGCCATTTTTCAGACAACTGATGTTATTAGGATTCTTGTAGGATCTCAGTTTAAGTTCCATGTTActgttgtgaatgttttttaatctgaaatattAGTGCAACTGGATGAAAAACTAATGAAAAACTCTGATTGCCATTAGATTTGAATTTTATATGGAGTGACTGATTTTCTGTTCCTCATTCCTTGGGCTTATCTACCATAAAGCAGGCAAAACAGGTTCTCCAccataaaaaaaatgatttcatgtttcCTTCTTCAATTCCAGTCACAAAAACTGTCCCAACCTTTTGCTATGGTCCCTCCCCATCATCAGTATAAAACACACAGTCCACAATCTCTTCTGCATTCTGCTGGAGCTTGATAAATCAGTTGACAGTTTGGTAATCTCAACACCAGTTTCCTTCATCAGCGAAAACTTTTTTGCTACACTATCAGCATGAACAAATTAGTGTGTGGGATCCTCGCAGTGGCTCTGTACTTTGTTGTGGGTAAGTCATCCATTAATGAACCAGACCCATTAAACTCTTGGTATAGTAAATGGTAAATAGCAAATGGTATCCTAGGACACAACAGTGTTATCAAAGCAAAGGTATTATGCTGTTGATTGGACAATGGTTATGTAATTCATGAAGTTAAATCCTTTCAAGGCAAAGTGATTTCAGAA harbors:
- the LOC118784016 gene encoding neurotoxin 3FTx-LI-like, encoding MNKIIFGIAAVTVAFVVGQALECYQCEPGSSGMCNTTKITCQSGELCFREVVASEHGTHNDKKGCMKREDCPKEGISNKTTYAKNYTCCATDLCNMAPSLPHLAPLSLTLATLTSTLAAFALL